One region of Brachybacterium saurashtrense genomic DNA includes:
- a CDS encoding Gfo/Idh/MocA family protein codes for MREIGIGVISLGWMGRLHASSYQRLPSRFTELGIRPRLVVAADPIEENQQAAIEQFGFEKAVASIEEVLADPEVDVVSICSPNFLHRDFALAAAAAGKPFWIEKPMGVSAAQSREIRDAAASARDGAGIATAVGFNYRHAPAIAHLRELVAGGRLGRITNVRCWFYADYASSPEGPLTWRYDRERGGSGVIGDLLSHGADLVQHVTGQRLAEVTATSDVFIEERRLPLGAGVGHGAVAVSEERGPVENEDWVAALARLDGGAHATLESSRVARGHRSDYALEVFGTEGSARWSFTRMNEFEVMLGEGGTEHGYTTVLAGPGHGEFAHFQPGPGIPMSFDDLKTIEAAAFLSDVVHGTTSAPSAADGLAAAEVCEAIVRSAASRAWETVPQG; via the coding sequence ATGCGCGAGATCGGCATCGGCGTGATCAGCCTGGGCTGGATGGGTCGCCTCCATGCCAGCAGCTACCAGCGGCTCCCCTCCCGCTTCACCGAGCTGGGGATCCGCCCCCGCCTGGTGGTCGCCGCGGACCCGATCGAGGAGAACCAGCAGGCCGCGATCGAGCAGTTCGGGTTCGAGAAGGCGGTGGCCTCGATCGAGGAGGTGCTCGCCGATCCGGAGGTGGACGTCGTCTCCATCTGCTCCCCGAACTTCCTGCACCGCGACTTCGCGCTCGCGGCCGCGGCGGCCGGGAAGCCCTTCTGGATCGAGAAGCCGATGGGCGTCTCCGCGGCGCAGTCCCGCGAGATCCGCGATGCGGCGGCCAGCGCCCGCGACGGCGCCGGGATCGCGACCGCCGTGGGCTTCAACTACCGCCACGCGCCGGCGATCGCGCACCTGCGCGAGCTGGTGGCCGGCGGCCGGCTGGGCCGGATCACGAACGTGCGCTGCTGGTTCTACGCCGACTACGCCTCCTCCCCGGAGGGTCCGCTGACCTGGCGGTACGACAGGGAGCGGGGCGGCAGCGGCGTGATCGGGGATCTGCTCTCCCACGGCGCGGACCTGGTCCAGCACGTCACCGGGCAGCGGCTGGCCGAGGTCACCGCCACCTCGGACGTGTTCATCGAGGAACGACGGCTGCCGCTGGGCGCGGGCGTGGGCCATGGCGCGGTGGCGGTGAGCGAGGAGCGCGGCCCGGTGGAGAACGAGGACTGGGTGGCGGCGCTGGCCCGGCTCGACGGCGGCGCGCACGCCACGCTCGAGTCGTCCCGGGTGGCGCGCGGGCACCGCAGCGACTACGCGCTGGAGGTGTTCGGCACCGAGGGCTCGGCCCGCTGGTCCTTTACTCGCATGAACGAGTTCGAGGTGATGCTCGGCGAGGGCGGCACCGAGCACGGCTACACCACGGTGCTGGCCGGGCCGGGCCACGGCGAGTTCGCGCACTTCCAGCCCGGGCCGGGGATCCCGATGAGCTTCGACGACCTCAAGACCATCGAGGCCGCCGCCTTCCTCTCCGACGTGGTGCACGGGACCACGAGCGCGCCCAGCGCCGCCGACGGGCTCGCCGCGGCCGAGGTGTGCGAGGCGATCGTCCGCTCGGCGGCGTCCCGTGCCTGGGAGACCGTGCCGCAGGGATGA
- a CDS encoding sugar phosphate isomerase/epimerase family protein, with product MVKILLDPSMYHPHLSVAEELRKAAELGYEYLELSPRADFHEWHHYPKVDRHLIAEVKQAMKDTGVKIWTFNPVFDWSSPDEQERQAQVRNWRRLLELADALEVPLIATEFSGDPNRPRQSEGQFYRSIEELIPVFEKYGLECTIEAHPYDFVEENDRAVQIIRGVDRDWLNYEFCFPHAYHLGQGARDPREMMDYAGDRLKHLHIADVFDHTANVGNRYIMNPPGVDARIHQHNEIGNGEIDWDAAFAYLREREYDGPVSVCVFGWEEDADALHVRMRERIQKELGGV from the coding sequence ATGGTGAAGATCCTGCTGGACCCGTCGATGTACCACCCGCATCTCTCGGTCGCCGAGGAGCTGCGCAAGGCCGCCGAGCTCGGGTACGAGTACCTCGAGCTCTCCCCCCGCGCGGACTTCCACGAGTGGCACCACTACCCCAAGGTGGACCGCCACCTGATCGCCGAGGTGAAGCAGGCGATGAAGGACACCGGGGTGAAGATCTGGACGTTCAACCCCGTGTTCGACTGGTCCAGCCCTGATGAGCAGGAGCGCCAGGCGCAGGTGCGCAACTGGCGGCGGCTGCTGGAGCTCGCCGACGCCCTCGAGGTGCCGCTGATCGCCACCGAGTTCTCGGGTGACCCGAACCGGCCCCGGCAGAGCGAGGGCCAGTTCTACAGGTCGATCGAGGAGCTGATCCCGGTCTTCGAGAAGTACGGCCTGGAGTGCACGATCGAGGCGCACCCCTACGACTTCGTGGAGGAGAACGACCGCGCCGTGCAGATCATCCGCGGCGTGGACCGCGACTGGCTGAACTACGAGTTCTGCTTCCCCCACGCCTACCACCTGGGCCAGGGGGCCCGGGACCCCCGCGAGATGATGGACTACGCCGGGGACCGGCTGAAGCACCTGCACATCGCGGACGTCTTCGACCACACCGCGAACGTGGGCAATCGCTACATCATGAACCCGCCCGGCGTGGACGCCCGCATCCACCAGCACAACGAGATCGGCAACGGCGAGATCGACTGGGATGCCGCCTTCGCCTACCTGCGCGAGCGGGAGTACGACGGGCCGGTGTCCGTGTGCGTGTTCGGCTGGGAGGAAGACGCCGACGCGCTCCACGTGCGGATGCGCGAGCGGATCCAGAAGGAGCTCGGCGGCGTCTGA
- a CDS encoding TIM barrel protein, which translates to MTSPASTPDGVPGPQADRSRNPEAPFDKLTIGVCPDQWGVWFPEDEKQIPWRTALAEMAQAGFSVMETGPWGYFPKDATQLQSVMDEHGFRVVAGTGWGILHQEEAWPETEKTFRAIAETHAAVGAEYMVHLPPMYRDEKTWEFTDERELTGEAWKRYVENANELGRIVKQDYGLTMVLHPHGDSHIETPEEIARVFEATDPELVSFCLDTGHIIYGGGDPISMIDEYPERIGYVHIKAFDPEITRQAHEQDWPFGEAVAKGASVRPPAGLPDMKDLVAKLATLDKELYVICEQDLYPCDPSLPLPNAIATREFLAECGLGIK; encoded by the coding sequence ATGACCAGCCCCGCCAGCACGCCCGACGGCGTCCCCGGCCCGCAGGCCGACCGCTCCCGCAATCCCGAGGCGCCGTTCGACAAGCTCACCATCGGGGTGTGCCCCGACCAGTGGGGCGTGTGGTTCCCCGAGGACGAGAAGCAGATCCCGTGGCGCACCGCGCTGGCGGAGATGGCCCAGGCCGGCTTCTCCGTGATGGAGACCGGCCCGTGGGGCTACTTCCCCAAGGACGCGACGCAGCTGCAGTCCGTCATGGACGAGCACGGCTTCCGCGTGGTGGCCGGCACCGGCTGGGGCATCCTGCACCAGGAGGAGGCCTGGCCGGAGACGGAGAAGACCTTCCGTGCGATCGCCGAGACGCACGCGGCCGTGGGCGCGGAGTACATGGTGCACCTGCCGCCGATGTACCGCGACGAGAAGACCTGGGAGTTCACCGACGAGCGGGAGCTGACCGGTGAGGCGTGGAAGCGCTACGTCGAGAACGCCAACGAGCTGGGCCGCATCGTGAAGCAGGACTACGGCCTCACGATGGTGCTGCACCCCCACGGCGACTCCCACATCGAGACCCCGGAGGAGATCGCCCGCGTGTTCGAGGCGACCGATCCGGAGCTGGTCTCCTTCTGCCTGGACACGGGCCACATCATCTACGGCGGCGGCGACCCGATCTCGATGATCGACGAGTACCCGGAGCGGATCGGGTACGTCCATATCAAAGCGTTCGATCCGGAGATCACGCGCCAGGCCCACGAGCAGGACTGGCCCTTCGGCGAGGCCGTCGCCAAGGGCGCCTCGGTGCGGCCGCCGGCCGGCCTGCCGGACATGAAGGACCTGGTCGCGAAGCTCGCCACGCTCGACAAGGAGCTGTACGTGATCTGCGAGCAGGACCTCTACCCCTGCGACCCGTCGCTGCCGCTGCCCAACGCGATCGCGACCCGCGAGTTCCTGGCCGAGTGCGGCCTGGGCATCAAGTGA
- a CDS encoding CoA-acylating methylmalonate-semialdehyde dehydrogenase — protein sequence MGYEITHWIDGREDAGDSASTQPIMNPATGGEVGTLRLADEATVDRAVQVAVAAQETWAKVSLAKRTQILYRMRQLMIEHTDEIAEVITREHGKTIADAKGEIARGLETLEFATSITQDLKGGFTQDVSTGVDAHTLRQPLGVVAGITPFNFPAMVPFWMHPIAIATGNAFVLKPSERDPSASNIVARLYQEAGLPDGVFQVLHGGKTVVDALCEHEGISAVSFVGSTPIAQHVHATASAAGKRVQALGGANNHAVVMPDANIEFAAGQVASGAFGSAGERCMAVPVAVTVGDAHEPFLAAITAEAEKLVVGPGDREGTDMPPVITPDAKDRVVRMTDEAEAAGATILVDGRGLVVEGFEGGNFVGPTVITDLAADHPTYTDEVFGPVLVVMHVNNFDEAIALVNSSPFGNGTAIFTDSGHYARRFEDEIQVGMIGINVPIPTPVGYYSFGGWKDSLFGEHHAHGPEGVGFYTRQKAVTTRWPSQNETVESSMSFPTHD from the coding sequence ATGGGATACGAGATCACGCACTGGATCGACGGCCGCGAGGACGCCGGCGACTCCGCCTCCACCCAGCCGATCATGAACCCCGCCACCGGCGGCGAGGTGGGCACCCTGCGCCTGGCCGACGAGGCCACCGTGGACCGTGCCGTGCAGGTCGCCGTCGCCGCGCAGGAGACGTGGGCGAAGGTCTCGCTGGCCAAGCGCACGCAGATCCTCTACCGGATGCGGCAGCTGATGATCGAGCACACGGATGAGATCGCCGAGGTGATCACCCGCGAGCACGGCAAGACGATCGCCGACGCGAAGGGCGAGATCGCCCGCGGCCTGGAGACCCTCGAGTTCGCCACCTCCATCACCCAGGACCTCAAGGGCGGCTTCACCCAGGACGTCTCCACCGGAGTGGACGCGCACACCCTGCGCCAGCCGCTCGGCGTGGTCGCCGGCATCACCCCGTTCAACTTCCCGGCGATGGTGCCCTTCTGGATGCACCCGATCGCGATCGCGACCGGCAACGCCTTCGTGCTCAAGCCGTCCGAGCGCGACCCGTCGGCCTCGAACATCGTGGCCCGCCTGTACCAGGAGGCCGGGCTGCCGGACGGCGTGTTCCAGGTGCTGCACGGCGGCAAGACCGTGGTCGACGCGCTGTGCGAGCACGAGGGGATCTCTGCCGTCTCCTTCGTGGGCTCCACCCCGATCGCCCAGCACGTCCACGCCACCGCCTCCGCGGCCGGCAAGCGGGTGCAGGCCCTCGGCGGCGCGAACAACCACGCCGTGGTGATGCCGGATGCGAACATCGAGTTCGCCGCGGGCCAGGTGGCCTCCGGCGCCTTCGGCTCCGCCGGCGAGCGCTGCATGGCCGTCCCGGTCGCGGTGACCGTGGGCGATGCGCATGAGCCGTTCCTCGCCGCGATCACAGCCGAGGCCGAGAAGCTCGTCGTCGGCCCCGGCGACCGCGAGGGCACCGACATGCCGCCCGTGATCACGCCCGACGCCAAGGACCGCGTGGTCCGCATGACCGACGAGGCCGAGGCCGCCGGCGCCACGATCCTGGTGGACGGGCGCGGCCTGGTGGTCGAGGGCTTCGAGGGCGGCAACTTCGTGGGGCCTACGGTGATCACCGATCTCGCCGCCGACCACCCCACCTACACCGACGAGGTGTTCGGCCCGGTGCTCGTGGTGATGCACGTGAACAACTTCGACGAGGCGATCGCGCTGGTGAACTCCTCGCCGTTCGGCAACGGCACCGCGATCTTCACCGACTCCGGCCACTACGCGCGCCGCTTCGAGGACGAGATCCAGGTGGGCATGATCGGCATCAACGTGCCGATCCCCACCCCGGTGGGCTACTACTCCTTCGGCGGCTGGAAGGACTCGCTGTTCGGCGAGCACCACGCGCACGGTCCCGAGGGCGTGGGCTTCTACACCCGCCAGAAGGCGGTCACCACCCGCTGGCCCTCGCAGAACGAGACGGTCGAGTCCTCGATGAGCTTCCCGACCCACGACTGA
- the iolD gene encoding 3D-(3,5/4)-trihydroxycyclohexane-1,2-dione acylhydrolase (decyclizing): protein MSENPTAPDRSDRPAGTVRLTVGQALVRFLAAQYSERDGVRDRLIPGAFGIFGHGNVAGLGQALLQNALEPAEGQAPMPFHMARNEQNMVHTAVAYARTKNRMQAFACTASIGPGSTNMVTGAALATIDRIPVLLLPSDIFATRAVDPVLQQLEDETGGDVSVNDAFRPVSRYFDRISRPEQLIPAALQAMRVLTDPAETGAVTLSLPQDVQAEAFDWPLEFFRERTWHVGRPVPEPAALDRAVEVIRSAQRPVVIAGGGAIYSEASEALAAFTDATSIPVLDTQAGKGALSADHPLCVGGVGATGNNAANDLAAEADVVIGVGTRYTDFTTASHTAFRNADVRFVNLNVKAFDAAKHSATMVVADARAGLDALREALAEYGAPSAHVDRARALRAEWEELVAPCFAPHDQELPAQTEIFGALNEMMGDQDIVINAAGSMPGDLQALWKARSPLQYHLEYGFSCMGYELPASLGAKMAAPESEVVAIIGDGTFQMAPQEIATIVSERVKVILVILQNHGWSSIGSLSESHGSQRFGTKYRMRDEKSGLLDGGLVPLDIPANIRSYGIDVQEVSDTEAFREAYRRAEASETATAIVVNTNLYGPNPPGNGWWDVPVSEVSTLESTREARTVYENQRVGQRHYL from the coding sequence ATGAGCGAGAACCCCACGGCGCCCGACCGGAGCGACCGCCCCGCCGGCACGGTCCGCCTGACCGTCGGCCAGGCGCTGGTGCGGTTCCTGGCCGCCCAGTACTCCGAGCGGGACGGGGTGCGCGACCGCCTCATCCCCGGCGCGTTCGGGATCTTCGGCCACGGCAACGTGGCCGGCCTCGGCCAGGCGCTGCTGCAGAACGCCCTGGAGCCGGCCGAGGGCCAGGCGCCGATGCCCTTCCACATGGCCCGCAACGAGCAGAACATGGTGCACACGGCCGTGGCCTACGCCCGCACGAAGAACCGGATGCAGGCCTTCGCCTGCACCGCCTCCATCGGCCCCGGCTCCACCAACATGGTCACCGGCGCGGCGCTGGCCACGATCGACCGCATCCCGGTGCTGCTGCTGCCCAGCGACATCTTCGCCACCCGCGCCGTCGACCCGGTGCTGCAGCAGCTCGAGGACGAGACCGGCGGGGACGTCTCCGTCAACGACGCCTTCCGGCCCGTCTCGCGCTACTTCGACCGCATCTCCCGGCCCGAGCAGCTGATCCCCGCCGCGCTGCAGGCCATGCGCGTGCTCACCGATCCCGCCGAGACCGGCGCGGTGACCCTCTCCCTGCCGCAGGACGTCCAGGCCGAGGCCTTCGACTGGCCGCTGGAGTTCTTCCGCGAGCGCACCTGGCACGTGGGCCGCCCGGTGCCCGAGCCCGCCGCCCTCGACCGCGCCGTCGAGGTGATCCGCTCCGCGCAGCGGCCCGTGGTGATCGCCGGCGGCGGTGCGATCTACTCCGAGGCGAGCGAGGCGCTGGCGGCGTTCACCGACGCCACCTCGATCCCCGTGCTCGACACCCAGGCCGGCAAGGGCGCGCTCAGCGCCGACCATCCGCTGTGCGTGGGCGGCGTGGGCGCCACCGGCAACAACGCCGCCAACGACCTCGCCGCGGAGGCCGACGTGGTGATCGGCGTGGGCACCCGCTACACCGACTTCACCACCGCCTCCCACACCGCCTTCCGGAACGCGGACGTGCGCTTCGTGAACCTCAACGTCAAGGCCTTCGACGCCGCCAAGCACTCCGCGACCATGGTGGTGGCCGATGCGCGCGCCGGTCTCGACGCCCTGCGCGAGGCGCTGGCCGAGTACGGGGCCCCCTCCGCGCACGTCGACCGCGCCCGCGCCCTGCGCGCCGAGTGGGAGGAGCTGGTGGCCCCCTGCTTCGCCCCACACGATCAGGAGCTGCCCGCCCAGACCGAGATCTTCGGCGCGCTCAACGAGATGATGGGCGATCAGGACATCGTGATCAACGCCGCCGGCTCCATGCCCGGCGACCTGCAGGCGCTGTGGAAGGCCCGTTCGCCGCTGCAGTACCACCTCGAGTACGGCTTCTCCTGCATGGGCTACGAGCTGCCCGCCTCGCTGGGCGCGAAGATGGCCGCACCGGAGTCCGAGGTGGTCGCGATCATCGGCGACGGCACCTTCCAGATGGCGCCGCAGGAGATCGCCACCATCGTCTCCGAGCGGGTGAAGGTGATCCTGGTGATCCTCCAGAACCACGGCTGGTCCTCGATCGGCTCGCTCTCCGAGTCGCACGGCAGCCAGCGCTTCGGCACCAAGTACCGCATGCGCGACGAGAAATCCGGCCTGCTGGACGGCGGGCTGGTCCCGCTGGACATCCCCGCCAACATCCGCTCCTACGGCATCGACGTGCAGGAGGTCTCCGACACCGAGGCCTTCCGTGAGGCGTACCGCCGCGCCGAGGCCTCCGAGACCGCCACCGCGATCGTGGTGAACACGAACCTGTACGGCCCGAACCCGCCCGGCAACGGCTGGTGGGACGTGCCCGTCTCCGAGGTCTCCACGCTCGAGTCCACCCGCGAGGCGCGCACCGTCTACGAGAACCAGCGCGTGGGGCAGCGCCACTACCTCTGA
- a CDS encoding Gfo/Idh/MocA family protein has translation MATTPLSVAVIGAGMAGRTHANAWRQAGTVYDLGLPPVRLAAIADAHLPFAEDAAAHYGYEKAVGDWRDVAEDDSIDIVSIVVGNALHREIAEAMAAAGKHVLCEKPLAGTLEDAAAMAELEQRHPDLALATGYTFRRNAGIAMLAKLAAEGALGTIAHLDARYWTDYGADENVPMAWRYKGPMGSGALGDVGSHLVDSAELILGPLVEVSGAQLVQTITERPVASDAVAGGRGVTANADAPKEPVENDDVATFTARFASGAAGTFSVSRVAQGLPNYKALTVLGTGGTASWSLDRTGEIQVADRTSPEGLGGLRQVLVNPEFPYFANGSSMAFGGVGLNQIEQFTYQAHAFLQQVAGITENALPRCASFADGYRQMRILDAVARSAAAGGAAITLD, from the coding sequence ATGGCCACCACCCCGCTCTCCGTCGCCGTGATCGGCGCCGGCATGGCCGGCCGCACCCACGCCAACGCCTGGCGCCAGGCCGGCACCGTCTACGACCTGGGGCTGCCGCCGGTGCGGCTGGCCGCGATCGCCGACGCCCACCTGCCCTTCGCGGAGGACGCCGCCGCGCACTACGGCTACGAGAAGGCCGTGGGCGACTGGCGCGACGTCGCCGAGGACGACTCCATCGACATCGTCTCCATCGTGGTGGGCAACGCCCTGCACCGCGAGATCGCCGAGGCGATGGCCGCCGCCGGCAAGCACGTGCTGTGCGAGAAGCCCCTGGCCGGCACCCTCGAGGACGCCGCGGCGATGGCCGAGCTCGAGCAGCGCCACCCCGACCTGGCGCTCGCCACCGGCTACACCTTCCGCCGCAACGCCGGAATCGCCATGCTCGCCAAGCTCGCCGCCGAGGGCGCGCTCGGCACGATCGCCCACCTCGACGCCCGCTACTGGACCGACTACGGCGCCGACGAGAACGTGCCGATGGCCTGGCGGTACAAGGGCCCCATGGGCTCGGGCGCGCTGGGCGACGTGGGCTCCCACCTGGTGGACTCCGCCGAGCTGATCCTCGGCCCGCTGGTGGAGGTCTCCGGCGCGCAGCTGGTGCAGACCATCACCGAACGGCCCGTCGCCTCGGACGCGGTCGCGGGAGGCCGCGGGGTCACCGCGAACGCCGACGCCCCCAAGGAGCCCGTGGAGAACGACGACGTCGCCACCTTCACCGCACGCTTCGCCTCCGGCGCGGCCGGCACCTTCTCCGTGTCCCGCGTGGCCCAGGGCCTGCCCAACTACAAGGCGCTGACCGTGCTGGGCACCGGTGGGACCGCCAGCTGGTCCCTGGACCGCACCGGCGAGATCCAGGTGGCGGACCGCACCTCCCCGGAGGGTCTGGGCGGTCTGCGCCAGGTGCTGGTCAACCCCGAGTTCCCCTACTTCGCGAACGGCTCTTCGATGGCCTTCGGCGGCGTGGGCCTGAACCAGATCGAGCAGTTCACCTACCAGGCCCACGCCTTCCTGCAGCAGGTCGCCGGCATCACCGAGAACGCGCTGCCGCGCTGCGCGAGCTTCGCCGACGGCTACCGTCAGATGCGGATCCTCGACGCCGTGGCCCGCTCGGCCGCCGCCGGGGGCGCCGCGATCACCCTCGACTGA
- a CDS encoding sugar phosphate isomerase/epimerase family protein, translating into MALTYGAYTACLQGRTLEEALDVLAAAGLSGAEINTGGFIPAPHAPVDLLLASERARTDYLRIFKERGIALTGLTVSGNPLSPLPTEGLPRAHDLRRTIELAGKLGVRDVVAMSGTPGTDAGARYPAWIVNPWNGIDLEILEYQWSVAVPFWKEIDALAREHDVQVALEMHPRNLVFSPLTFEQFAQRVEPTNIGVNLDPSHLYWQQMDPIACIERLGRHITHVHAKDTAVLPGAALRGVLDTVFGPVPEDPAQRTPTGIGHYCSTWPEDPAWRFVALGEGHTPGQTHDVDYWASVLAALAAVNPALNVNIEHEDAAYSQVDGLERGARTLLAAAERAGV; encoded by the coding sequence ATGGCACTCACCTACGGCGCCTACACCGCCTGCCTGCAGGGCCGCACGCTCGAGGAGGCGCTGGACGTCCTCGCCGCCGCCGGGCTCTCCGGCGCGGAGATCAACACCGGCGGTTTCATCCCCGCCCCGCACGCCCCCGTGGACCTGCTGCTGGCCAGCGAGCGGGCGCGCACCGACTACCTGCGGATCTTCAAGGAGCGCGGCATCGCGCTCACCGGTCTGACCGTCTCCGGCAACCCGCTCTCGCCCCTGCCCACCGAGGGCCTGCCGCGCGCCCACGACCTGCGCCGCACCATCGAGCTGGCCGGGAAGCTCGGCGTGCGCGACGTGGTGGCGATGTCCGGCACCCCTGGCACCGACGCGGGCGCCCGCTACCCGGCGTGGATCGTGAACCCCTGGAACGGCATCGACCTCGAGATCCTTGAGTACCAGTGGTCCGTGGCGGTGCCCTTCTGGAAGGAGATCGACGCCCTCGCCCGGGAGCACGACGTGCAGGTGGCGCTCGAGATGCACCCGCGCAACCTGGTGTTCTCCCCGCTCACCTTCGAGCAGTTCGCCCAGCGGGTGGAGCCCACGAACATCGGCGTGAACCTCGACCCCTCGCACCTGTACTGGCAGCAGATGGACCCTATCGCCTGCATCGAGCGGCTCGGCCGGCACATCACCCACGTGCACGCCAAGGACACCGCCGTGCTGCCCGGCGCGGCCCTGCGCGGCGTGCTGGACACCGTCTTCGGCCCGGTGCCGGAGGATCCCGCGCAGCGCACCCCCACCGGCATCGGCCACTACTGCTCCACCTGGCCCGAGGACCCGGCCTGGCGCTTCGTGGCGCTCGGCGAGGGGCACACCCCCGGCCAGACGCACGACGTCGACTACTGGGCGAGCGTGCTCGCGGCGCTGGCCGCCGTGAACCCCGCGCTGAACGTCAACATCGAGCACGAGGACGCCGCCTACTCGCAGGTGGACGGCCTCGAGCGCGGCGCCCGCACCCTGCTGGCCGCCGCCGAGCGCGCCGGCGTCTGA
- a CDS encoding tautomerase family protein produces MPLVRITQQDVRTPEQSRQLADIVQDVMLEHFNAPPGDRYQILETHPAGAIIAEDTGLGIERSDGVVIIQVTQQGRSTEQKEAIYAALAERLGAAELVRPEDLIISVVHNDREDWSFGYGRAQFLTGEL; encoded by the coding sequence ATGCCCCTCGTCCGCATCACTCAGCAGGACGTCCGCACCCCCGAGCAGTCACGGCAGCTGGCCGACATCGTCCAGGACGTCATGCTCGAGCACTTCAACGCCCCGCCCGGGGACCGCTACCAGATCCTCGAGACCCACCCCGCGGGCGCGATCATCGCCGAGGACACCGGTCTCGGCATCGAGCGCAGCGACGGCGTGGTGATCATCCAGGTCACCCAGCAGGGTCGCAGCACCGAGCAGAAGGAGGCGATCTACGCCGCCCTCGCCGAGCGTCTGGGTGCCGCGGAGCTGGTGCGCCCCGAGGACCTCATCATCTCCGTGGTCCACAACGACCGCGAGGACTGGTCCTTCGGGTACGGCCGCGCGCAGTTCCTCACCGGCGAGCTCTGA
- the iolC gene encoding 5-dehydro-2-deoxygluconokinase, which produces MAADLDIITFGRSGVDIYPLEIEKGLEDIHSFGKFLGGSPMNVAVAAARLGHRPGVITGVGQDPFGRYVVKEMERLGVDSRFVVENDRLNTPITLCEIFPPDDFPLYFYRQPSAPDLQVAPEHLDLDALREVPLFWFSGTGLSEEPSRAAHLAALEARGRTAHTVFDLDYRPMFWSSVEEAREQYREALKHTTVAVGNKEECQVAVGETEPERAADALLEAGVQLAIVKQGPKGVLGKTADERVEVAPNMIQVINGLGAGDSFGGSLCHGLLAGQDLETILTRCNAAGAIVTSRLECSTAMPTGEEIDLMIAGGDPNHGQTVEEMLTALRSRGTVQAGASA; this is translated from the coding sequence ATGGCAGCAGACCTCGACATCATCACGTTCGGCCGCAGCGGCGTGGACATCTATCCGCTGGAGATCGAGAAGGGCCTCGAGGACATCCACAGCTTCGGCAAGTTCCTCGGCGGCAGCCCGATGAACGTGGCCGTCGCCGCGGCTCGTCTCGGCCATCGCCCCGGCGTGATCACCGGCGTGGGGCAGGACCCCTTCGGCCGGTACGTGGTCAAGGAGATGGAGCGGCTCGGCGTGGACAGCCGCTTCGTGGTCGAGAACGACCGCCTCAACACCCCGATCACCCTGTGCGAGATCTTCCCGCCGGACGATTTCCCGCTCTACTTCTACCGCCAGCCCTCCGCGCCGGATCTGCAGGTCGCCCCCGAGCACCTCGATCTCGACGCCCTCCGCGAGGTGCCGCTGTTCTGGTTCTCCGGCACCGGGCTGTCCGAGGAGCCCAGCCGCGCCGCGCACCTCGCGGCCCTCGAGGCCCGAGGCCGCACCGCCCACACCGTCTTCGACCTCGACTACCGGCCCATGTTCTGGTCCAGCGTGGAGGAGGCCCGCGAGCAGTACCGCGAGGCGCTGAAGCACACCACCGTCGCCGTGGGCAACAAGGAGGAGTGCCAGGTCGCGGTGGGGGAGACCGAGCCCGAGCGCGCGGCGGACGCCCTGCTCGAGGCCGGCGTGCAGCTCGCGATCGTCAAGCAGGGCCCCAAGGGCGTGCTCGGCAAGACCGCCGACGAGCGCGTGGAGGTGGCCCCGAACATGATCCAGGTGATCAACGGCCTCGGCGCCGGCGACAGCTTCGGCGGCTCCCTGTGCCACGGCCTCCTGGCCGGCCAGGACCTGGAGACCATCCTCACCCGCTGCAACGCGGCCGGCGCGATCGTCACCAGCCGCCTGGAGTGCTCCACCGCGATGCCCACCGGCGAGGAGATCGACCTCATGATCGCCGGCGGCGACCCCAACCACGGGCAGACCGTCGAGGAGATGCTCACCGCGCTGCGCAGTCGCGGCACCGTCCAGGCAGGAGCCAGCGCATGA